The Artemia franciscana chromosome 9, ASM3288406v1, whole genome shotgun sequence region agaccggatctgctctctttgatggagttggggggggggggtaattttgaaaattgaagtatttctaacttacaaaagggtgaccagatcttaatgaaatttaatatttagaaggatctggtcctttaaagctctaattttaaattccgaccagatcctgtgacattggggggagttcgagggggaaaccaaaattcttggaaaacgtgaaaattgggttatttttgtcttacgaataggtgatcggatcttaatgaagtttgatatttagaaggaattcatgtttcagagctcttatttcaaatcctgaccagatcttttgaaatTGGGAGAagttggggcggggggggggggttcttagaaaacactaaaacacttggagtggaggaatcatgatgaagcttggtggatagaataagcaaatgtctttgatacgtgattgacataaccgtactggattcactctctttgggggagttggggggggggtttagtgatttggggagtttggtgcttctggacgtggtaggataatgaaaattgataggcgtgtcagggagctgaacaaattgactcgataaagtcgttttcccctattcgaccatctggggggctaaagggagaggaaaaattatgtattttaacttacgagtgggtgatcggatcttaatgaattttgatattttgaaggacatcatgactcagggctcttattttaaatcctgaccggtactaagcctctgattttccttataaatcaatctattgattcttagaattttgttatagctcataccaaatgagctcttagcttgtAGCTCTTCttgcttcgtcacaagtgccatatgagctcttagctcttgtttgagctagggtcttcatcttacAACTTGATTTGGACCATGGACCATTACACATCTTTGGtccaattttaattcaattctgACTGCCAGTTCACCCGCTATATTCAATTACACAATATTCCCTTTCTGGATAGTAGTTAACTACGAGCAGAACAATGGAAACCGCAAGAAGGCATCCAGAATATATGGAAGGatgaatatatttacaaaactgAAAGCCTGAAACTCATTAATATACCATTGATCTTTCTTCTCTTGGGATTGTTGATGCTACAAGGAATATGATATCACGCGTTCCAACACCGCGTAATGATGTTATCAATGGGGCTAAAAACTTCAGGATTAGCCTAAATGTATTTGTGGCTGTGTCATTGAAAGCCTTTatctttttcaagtattttttatgTCTTATGTTTTTGCTAGCGTCTGCTGTACTACTGCCACTTTAAAGACAAACATGAACAGTTAAGAGCAGACTGAAAAACGGTTATCAGCTTAATCGGTAAATATGTCATTTGgatgtaattttacttttttaaggtTGAAGTTGGGTCAGGCGGAGAGATCCAAGAGACAGAGGAACCCGAAGAAAATGTCATATATGAAGACAGTGGCCAGGTCCAGTTAGACTATGTGGAAGAAACGAATCCCATCTTGTTTGAATCCCCAAATGGCAGGACATCGTCGTGCTCATTCGCTCAGCCCAGGTCCCCCACCCCGAAGAGAAAGAAAGCTTCAAAGGGAGAGTGTTCAAAGTCAGAATTCGAGAGAGATCTGATCGGTATTGTTGGAAAGGAGCAAGACCCAGACGAGATGTTTTGTCTTGTTCTTGCTGCAGATATTAAAAAACTAAGTGACAAAAAGAAagctttcatcaaatttaaaattcaggaGCTTCTTTTCAAATTGTCTATTGATCAGATCTCTCTCGACTGATGGCAGTGTTCTGTCagttattctttttaagttaattttttactgtatttgaatataaagcttcttttttatttcagtggACCAAGAAATATCAGGTTTATTAGTTGGAGTTTTCAATGTATCATGGTATCTGTTACCACGTTTCGGCAGATACTCAGTATCTTGCCAATTTGCGTTCCCTGGTATCCTGACTGTAGTTTCTTAAGAAAGTCGAAGGACCATATCATTTTGTCAGATTGAGTAGAAAGCAGTTTGGGGCTATTGATTTGGGTAAATAGAAGAACTTCTTTTTGGGTGACTTCTAAATAACATAGATTCGGCAATTACCTTTTGGGTAAAGTAAATGTTGTATTAGATACCATGTTAACTCTAGAACGAACAAAATGCAGGTTCTTTTAGAGTGATATCAAAAACTATAGCTTCTGCAAAAGTGCAGCTTGAAAAGGTTAACCTACAAAAATTTTTGCGCCATTAACCAGTGTTTGACTCGGCTGTTTGCTTATATTTTGCTGCTTCAGATCAACTTGtattatacaaaaaagaaggaatGCACTGAAAGGAAGAGGGGAAATGATGCTCTGAGCATATAACCAAGAACAGAACTATGTACATAAATAGGCCTACTGAAAATGGAGAAACTAAGCATGAGAATATTATCCAAACAGGTACTCTTCCTGCCATGGTAGGGCGCCCTGCCCTGAATTGAAGTATTCCAGAAATTTCGTCCTTATTGTCATGGGAGTAACTGCGAAATTGTTTGCTCCCTGACGTTGCTGCCGCTGAAGCCAGTTATCAGAGACCATGGTTCTCCAGGCTCCAGGGATAATCTCCCTGTTTCCACTCTGGGCATCTACGAAGTTAATTGGACAATACTGCGAGTTCTCGCTCATTACGAAATTGTGCAAGCAACAGCAAGCTTTGACTATTGAATCAACTGTTTCAAGTTTGCAATTAATAggtgagttaaaaatacgccAGCGTGCAGCTAAGATTCCAAATGCGTTTTCTACAACCAAGCGAGCTCGAGACAAACGGTAATTGTAGACCCTTTTCTGCCTGTCAGCTACACTCAAGCCACCTGGAAATGGTCTCATTATGTTCATTTTCAAGGGGAATGCCTCGTCAGCTACGAAAACATGTGGTAAGATGGTCCCATTAGGGATGGGCTTAGGCTCAGGAGTTTCAATTGTTCCGTTCAGAATGGCACACCCAAACGATGACCTGGCGAATATACTTGAGTCACCAGCACTACCCTCTGCTCCAACGTCTACAAACTGAAACTTATAGTCAGCATCAACAACTGCCATCAGTACAACACTAAAGAATCTCTTGTGGCAGAAATACGTAGAGCCACTGTTTTCTGGGCATCTTAACCTGATATATTTTCCATCAATTGCTCCTATGCAATTTGGAAAGTCCCACCGCCTCATAAACTTGTCAGCGATTGTCTGGAACGTGGATTGGGTTGGTGGCTTCAAACATTGGCTTTTCATGCTAGTCCAAATGGCCTCTGTCGTTTCTGCCACTATAAGAGTGACTGTCGAACGGCCAATCAAATACTGGTAGGACAAAGACCTCTTTGACTCTCCTGTAGCAAGATGCCTGATCGTCAGTGCAAGTCTCGTAGCTGCTGAAATAGGTCTCCTCCAATTGGTATGTTTCTTCTCAATCTTACTTTTAACAATTGCTAAGAGTTCCTTGAATTTTGTAGGAGTCATTCTAAGGTATTCGAAATACCATTGTGGATCTTCCTTTTCTAGATCCTGCACCAATTTGCTGAAGGCACCAtctgtttctctttttctaaGGACTGGTCTGACCCACCACCTCCGTGTAGCTTGTTTTGCACTTCCATATAGCTGCTCCTATAAGAAACAAAGAATATAAACATAGGTCTCTATTAAAAGAAAGCTGGAATAGGTCTTTGATAGTGAACATTTTCAAGCCCTTGACAAGCATAGTGAAACAGGAAACACTTATAATTGTTGCAAAATAGCAAAGGGcaaactacaattttttttaaatccattaTTTTTCTTAGCTGTTTTTCTGTAGATGAGGTTATTATGAGCCTTTTGCAGCATAGCCTGTACCCAGCTTTGTTTAGTGTAAAGCAGTAACTTACTTTCAAGACTTAAGAGACTTTCATACATTTAGCATAGCCTGTACCCAGCTTTGTTTAGTGATTTATACCGGGATGTAAAGCAGTAACTTACTTTCAAGAGACTTTCATACATTTAGCGTAGCCTGTACCCAGCTTTGTTTAGTTATTTATACCGGGATGTAAAGCAGTAACTTACTTTCAAGACTACATGCAACCTGATCTAAATAAAGATGCTATTGTAGAGTATCACAGAGAAGCCTACAAGTATATCCCAATTGCAGTAAAGGCAcattacaaagaacaagaacCTACAGGAACAGGTTCATAGTATACCGTTGGAGTGGTAAAGAAactagaaaattgcaaaaattaagataaagaactaagaagaagattaaaaagaaactttgaaaattgcAAGTACAGTACTAAGTACATAGAGCAAGTAATATTAGCAAATTAATGAGATCATAGctgcactttttttttctctcatgcTTGTTAAACTAACACATCCATTTTGCAACAGTTGTGCACCAGGCTCTTTGGATGATTCTTCTGCCCAGGGAAATCCCATAGAGGAGTAAATAATTACTGTCTAGGAGAATCTGATTTTGGAAGGAAAACCTTTGAATATCTCTGTCTAGAAAACTGTAAGTCCTGTTACCTATTCTATTGAACTATAAGAGGGTCAGGGAGGTGTCACTGATCAAGTTAATACTTTCTTAGGTCTGTAGAACCAGTGGGGTCCAGAAGGTTTTCTGGATGACCACTTTTTTGATAGGTGATAATTCCAGGGGCTGATGGCCTGCTCTAGGTGACCTCTCTGTGAACTGATAACCCAGACAGGGTCATCAGTCCATAGAGATGTTACCcagatttagaaaataggccATCACTCTATAGACTGATCACCCATATTCCAGACTAGGTCAACACTTTATAGAGAGATCACCCAGACTTCAAGAATGAGCCATCAATCCCTAAAATAATGACCTGTTAAATGAGTGGTTACCCAGAAAAACTTGTGGACCCCACTGTCTAgaacaaatatttctattttccagCTTCATTCATCCCTGTCATACAagattctcaaaaaaaaatggtgaccCAGCTTTAGCAGAGACAGCATAAGGTATAAGTGACTTGctaacatttagaaaaagctacatgcaacCTGATCTGAATAAGGATGCTATTGTACAGTATCAAAGAGAAGCTGACAGGTATATCCAAAATGCAGTAAAGGCATATTACAAAGACAAAGAACAGGTTCATAGAATTCCATTGCAGTGGTAAAGTAacaagaaaattacaaaaattaaggtaaaaaagaaCTGAGAAGaagattaacaagaaactatgaaaattgcaagtacAGTACTAAGTGCATACAGCAAGTAATATTAGCGAATTAAGATCATAGCTgcactttttttctctcttgctTGTTAAACTGACTTATCCATCTACCAACAGTTGTGCACCAGGTTCTTTGGATGATTCGTCTGCCCAGGGAAAATCCATAGAGGATTAAATAATTACTGTCtaggataattttattttggaaggAAAACTTTCTCGATGACCACTTTTTTGATAGGTAATAATTCCAGGGACTGATAGCCCATCCTTCAATTGTCCAAATCTAAGGTGACCTCTCTAAGAACTGGTGGCCTGGACCAGGTGACCTCTCTGTGAGCTGATAACCCAACCTGGGGCATCAGTCCATAGAGAGGATTTAGAGAATAGGCAATCACTCTATAGACTGATCACCCACATTCCAAACTAGGTCATCAGTCCATAGAGAGATCACCCAGATTTTAAGAATAGGCCATCAACCATTAGAATAATGGCCTGTCAAGAGAGTGGTTACCCAAAAAAACTTGTGGACCCCACTGTCGAGAGctgaaatatttctattttccagCTTCAGTCATCCCTGTCATACAGGATTCTCCAAAAAACTGGTGACCCAACTTTAGCTATACATCCTATGTAAACCTAAAGGCAACAACTTGCCTGCTTTCTTCGCTTACTCAGAAGATACGCTGCAATAGCCTTCTTCTGGATTTGGCTTAATGCTCTCATTGCTTCagtttgaaaatctgatttgaAAAATCGTGTCCGATTTGACGCAGCAGTGGGAACTATGGAATAGAGCTTGTCGCAGCGACGCAGAAGTCTGCGTTTCAGTGTGAACACTCCATCCGATTCTGTCGTACGTCTCTTCCGACAGGCAAAAAATCGTGTCGGGATTGACGCAGCAGTGTGAGCTAAGGGTAAGTCTACTACAATGTTATCAGGCGACAAGGGGCGCTTAGTTGGGTCCCGTGCCGTCAACGCCTTCCTAACCTCTATATGTACCACATTTCCTCTTGTGAATTCCCAGGAACAACAATCCCTGCTTGAAGATTGCTCCTCAGTGTTTTGATTGAATTAAGCGAGTTCGACATGTACAAGGAACTGAGTAAAATAAAGACGGGAGTGTCACCTTTTCCAGGTGAAATCCCTACCAAACCTATTCATGAATATGCTTTGTTCCTTGATCTCCCAGTCTCCATTTTGACTAACCAATGCTTAGCGCCCGTTGTATTTTCCTCACTGTGGAAGAAAGCGTACATACGAGCCATTCCGAAAATAAATACCCTCAAAAGCTGTGATGACTCGAGACCCAATTTCCTTAACCTCATTCTTTGCGAAAGTGACAGAGTCTTTCATACTCCGCCGACTGTTGTCTCAAATTCGTGAATCCATAGACAAATATCAATTCGGAAGACTACCAAGTGTGGAGCTTCCGTATACCTTCTAAAAATCTTCGACCGCATTCTAAAGTGGCTTGAGACCCAGGGTCATTTTGTTGCTCTAGCTGCGATCGATTTTCGCAAAATGTTTGACCTTCTATTTCACCACATCGCATGCCTGAACTTGAAGCGAATGGGAGCTACGCGTCAAACTCTGTCAATCGTATTAGATTTTCTGTATGGATGCCAACAGAAAGTACTTGCCCTCCATGAAGAAGACGCTGACTCCGAATGGAGTAACATAACCTAGGGAGCCCCACAAGGTACCAAACTCGCAGGCCTAACAGTTCTTGCTGTGATAAACTACATATTGAGCGATCATGAAGACGGGTATTAGCTTGTGGATGACTTGTCACTCGTGCTTACTTATCTACTTGAGGGTAATACTCTTATAGCCCAGTTTGCTAGTGACATTTTTGACCAGCTAAATTCTCGGTGTAATGAGTCCAGTCTTATCATTAAAGCTACCAAGTGAAAAATCTTCGGCCTTGTCCCCTAAAAAGAGACTTTACTCTCCTGAAATCCATTTGCTGTCGTTTCAGAAGTGAAGATGCTCGATATTATTTTCTCCAGAGACTGTTGTTTCGCCACACATGTTGACAGTGTAATTAGGAAAGGTAATACTTCCCTTCAAACACTGTCCAAAATACGTGGTTGCGATTTTGCCCTTTGGTTGCGATGTCAAAAATCTCCTCCGtgcatatttttgttatgtGCGACCAGTCTTGGAGCATGGCTGCCTTATGTTGGGCCCTTCAGTACTACACACTGCTCACCTAATATACGACACAGAGTCAGTGCAAAAAAGGGCAGTTGGGATTATCCTGGGTTCTAGAGATGTTCCCTTACCAAGAAGCACTCATTACACTAAATATTCAGTGCCTAGGACAAAGATTGTGGGATCTCATCATGAAGTTTGGAAAAGTATTACTTTTAGACCCGGCTCATAGAGACATTTGACCCGCAGACAGTGCAGCACTGACAGCAGAACCAGGCAAAAGTCCAAACTGATTCCTATACGTGCGCGGATAAACcgatattatattataattccTTTGTGCCTTTTTTTACTTCTACGTTTAAGAGTGCGTAATTcttgtgtttattgtttttggaaCTGCAAATTAGCCAAGAGttacgaaatttttttaataaactgttctctctctctctcgttcTTAACTTCAGGTAGCGTAGATGGGGATTAGACCTAGgaaataattatgaaaacaaccaaaatcaacagaagaaaaaaacttttttgcaaGGAAAGTTAAGAGCAACGaaccaaaattgttttttcattgtttgctTTCAATAGAGCGATTGCCAATTTTACAATGTTAGGCCTAGATACTAAATACAtctatcttaaaaaaagaataaaaagccCTTTTGCAAGGAAGGTAAAGAGCGACGAACCAAAATTGATTTTGCGTTGCTTGCTTTTAATAAAACGCTTGCCAATTTTACAACGCTAAGCCTAGATGGGAAATAGACATAGGAAATAACTATAAAACCAGCAAAATTAacagaagaataaaaacttttttccatcGAAGGTAAAGAGTGATGAACTAAACTTGATTTTGCGTTTCTTGCTTTTAATAAAGCACTTGCCAATTTTACAATGCTAAGCGTAGATGGGAATAGAACTaggaaataacaataaatacaagCAAAATTAGCAGAGGAAAAAAACCCTTTTTGCAAGGAAAGTTAAGAGCGATGAACCAAAATTGTTTTTGCATCGTTTGCTTTCAATAAAGCGCTTGCCAATTTTACAACACTAAGGATTGAGTATCGATATTTTTTATTCGTTATGAGTTTCATTTTCGATTTTAACTTTAAtgcaaaatagtattttttttttttattttgattatttttaaacttttctcCTAGATAGAACTATTTCTCAATTTGTTACCCAACCCTGTTGGATTAAGTAACCCTCATAAGATGACTTCACCACGGAGATGGCAGGGTTCACTGTCCTCAAAATTCCCTGTCCTCACAAGAGAAGAACCATAGCCCTGACCATAAAGAAAGAAATCACAAACTATCGA contains the following coding sequences:
- the LOC136031046 gene encoding uncharacterized protein LOC136031046, yielding MVSGEVGVSVQECQKMWRSLRDGYMREKRSQMLTKSGSAAVKEKKPWKWYNHMIFLSDHISFRPTQSNFELPIRVEVGSGGEIQETEEPEENVIYEDSGQVQLDYVEETNPILFESPNGRTSSCSFAQPRSPTPKRKKASKGECSKSEFERDLIGIVGKEQDPDEMFCLVLAADIKKLSDKKKAFIKFKIQELLFKLSIDQISLD
- the LOC136030771 gene encoding uncharacterized protein LOC136030771, which gives rise to MRCGEIEGQTFCENRSQLEQQNDPGSQATLECGRRFLEEVRKALTARDPTKRPLSPDNIVVDLPLAHTAASIPTRFFACRKRRTTESDGVFTLKRRLLRRCDKLYSIVPTAASNRTRFFKSDFQTEAMRALSQIQKKAIAAYLLSKRRKQEQLYGSAKQATRRWWVRPVLRKRETDGAFSKLVQDLEKEDPQWYFEYLRMTPTKFKELLAIVKSKIEKKHTNWRRPISAATRLALTIRHLATGESKRSLSYQYLIGRSTVTLIVAETTEAIWTSMKSQCLKPPTQSTFQTIADKFMRRWDFPNCIGAIDGKYIRLRCPENSGSTYFCHKRFFSVVLMAVVDADYKFQFVDVGAEGSAGDSSIFARSSFGCAILNGTIETPEPKPIPNGTILPHVFVADEAFPLKMNIMRPFPGGLSVADRQKRVYNYRLSRARLVVENAFGILAARWRIFNSPINCKLETVDSIVKACCCLHNFVMSENSQYCPINFVDAQSGNREIIPGAWRTMVSDNWLQRQQRQGANNFAVTPMTIRTKFLEYFNSGQGALPWQEEYLFG